One Monomorium pharaonis isolate MP-MQ-018 chromosome 4, ASM1337386v2, whole genome shotgun sequence DNA segment encodes these proteins:
- the LOC105833077 gene encoding spindle assembly abnormal protein 6 homolog: MNYLNSIAGGTTTADSGLQLNNVEILYTKVQRIYVKPQHKEERQRDLRVNVEIHAGISPVCRKSLCVLLADDDDPCFLYSLFITEDDFKVLKAQQGLLVDFDNFATQLICLLEQCHVPGTSQLTKTPPKFLLLLAEESGDWNFKLVETNNFKHLCHLSLNISPASDSDLKTHMAMKIKHLKETISQQSRDAVSLETSLNDLTSKLETKTKELEQLEQKYLTEKNQLQFNSSQQINIEKDRLAQARLEWQRQSEKEKIEIEQRHAETMKQLHTELAELRTQNMTYKDKQSFLEATNTEQVKQLQNLEKELNIAERDLALLKKQNSKLDVDYHSKDEAVNSLRTRVAVLEQELKDKTVIANKHIEMLKTGKEQKQHLEDLLTEKDSQLQRKQNSLRSLSDELVKANEILTKLQNELASTKSKLKLRTSIALEQERLLDSKQKEVGQLETKMEGLTRDAKDAKSEVDNLKEQIRTLQHQLEEKEKIIKNNDNVISWLNRRLADNQSPLQNVTPAPITVSSTNVPLTLPRTNKLFPNRYETRTPAPSTIQSTTLSGLPMKNPIVQNPNINQTTRTTARSMGVGVTDSSVGLTTFNKSPLISSSSTPMERFNALNKMAGNPAASTSAPAIVENNNGPAVISNGTKMKTASIGLQGGLRRAGLSDKPLLPSAYFPKTLH, from the exons ATGAACTATCTCAACAGCATAGCAGGCGGCACGACGACCGCCGACTCGGGCCTGCAGCTCAACAATGTCGAGATTCTCTACACGAAGGTACAGAGGATTTACGTCAAGCCGCAGCATAAGGAGGAACGCCAGCGGGATCTCAGAGTCAATGTCGAGATTCACGCTGGCATCAGTCCGGTTTGTCGCAAG agCTTGTGCGTTTTGCTGGCTGATGACGATGATCCGTGTTTCCTCTATTCCCTATTTATCACTGAGGATGATTTTAAAGTGCTGAAAGCGCAACAGGGACTGTTGGTTGATTTCGATAATTTTGCCACTCAGTTAATATGCTTGTTGGAGCAATGTCACGTTCCGGGAACGAGTCAACTGACAAAAACTCCACCAAAGTTTCTCTTGTTGTTGGCAGAGGAATCTGGAGATTGGAACTTCAAGCTTGTGGAGACGAATAATTTCAAACATCTCTGTCACCTAAGTTTAAACATATCACCTGCAAGCGATTCGGATTTGAAAACACACATGGCAATGAAGATTAAGCACCTGAAAGAAACTATTTCGCAACAAAGTAGAGATGCCGTCAGTTTAGAAACTAGTTTAAACGATTTGACGAGTAAACtagaaacaaaaacaaaagaattggAGCAGTTGGAGCAAAAGTATCTAACTGAAAAGAACCAGTTGCAGTTCAATTCATCGCAgcaaattaatatagaaaaagacAG GTTAGCACAAGCACGACTAGAATGGCAACGGCAgagtgaaaaagaaaaaatagaaattgaaCAGAGACATGCTGAAACCATGAAACAATTACACACAGAACTTGCTGAATTACGAACACAGAATATGACATATAAGGATAAACAATCCTTTTTAGAAGCTACAAACACAGAGCAGGTGAAACAATTGCAGAATCTCGAAAAGGAACTCAATATCGCCGAACGGGATTTGGCGCtacttaaaaaacaaaactcaAAACTAGATGTAGATTACCATAGCAAAGATGAAGCTGTTAATAGTTTACGTACGAGGGTAGCTGTGCTTGAACAAGAATTAAAGGACAAAACAGTGATCGCTAACAAGCACATAGAAATGCTAAAAACGGGTAAAGAACAGAAGCAGCATTTAGAGGATCTTTTAACGGAGAAAGACAGTCAATTGCAACGCAAGCAAAATTCCTTAAGGAGCCTAAGTGACGAATTAGTAAAAGCCAATGAAAtcttaacaaaattacaaaatgaacTTGCATCAACCAAgtccaaattaaaattgaggACGAGCATAGCACTCGAACAGGAAAGGTTGTTAGACAGCAAACAGAAAGAAGTTGGCCAATTGGAAACAAAAATGGAGGGTCTTACTAGAGATGCAAAAGATGCGAAGAGTGAAGTGGACAATTTAAAAGAACAGATAAGAACGTTGCAACATCAATtggaggaaaaagaaaagatcatAAAGAATAACGATAACG TAATCAGTTGGCTGAATCGAAGATTAGCGGATAATCAATCGCCATTACAAAACGTTACTCCAGCTCCAATCACGGTATCATCCACTAACGTTCCATTAACGTTACCcagaacaaataaattatttcctaATCGATATGAAACGCGCACGCCTGCACCCAGCACGATACAGTCTACTACGTTATCGGGTTTACCGATGAAAAATCCGATCGTCCAAAATCCGAACATTAATCAGACTACTCGCACGACAGCTCGATCGATGGGTGTTGGTGTAACGGACAGTTCGGTAGGATTAACCACCTTCAATAAAAGCCCTCTGATCTCGAGTAGCAGCACACCTATGGAGCGTTTCAACGCGTTGAATAAAATGGCGGGAAATCCAGCGGCTTCAACCTCGGCGCCGGCTATAGTCGAAAATAACAATGGTCCGGCAGTGATCTCGAATGgtacaaaaatgaaaactgCAAGCATTGGCTTGCAAGGTGGATTAAGACGAGCAGGTTTGTCTGACAAACCCCTTTTACCTTCAGCATATTTTCCTAAGACTTTGCATTGA